In the genome of Fructilactobacillus hinvesii, the window ATCCGGTGTTACTATCTGGAGGTCAACAACGGCGCGCTGCCATGGCGGGAGTGTTAGTCCTTAATCCTCAGGTGGTGATTTTTGATGAACCGACGGCGGGATTAGACGGACAGGGGCAACGCGAATTAGAAGAATTGTTGCAAACCCTGCACGCGGAAGGGCGCACGTTGATTGTGGTGACTCATGAAATGGAACTCGTGGCTCGCTTGGCCAGTCAAGTGATCGTCTTAGCCGCGGGAGAATTAGCGTTTACTGGTACGCCCCAAAGCTTGTTTACCGAACACCAAGAGCTCATGACGGCTACAAATCTATTGCTTCCAGAGCCACTTCGGTTGGCCCAACAGCTAGCACCCCAGGCCGCTTCCACTGCATTGCCGTTGACGGAAGCAGAACTTCAGAGGTGGCTGTTACGGCAACTAGGAAAGGATGAACGCCATGGCACAGCGACAAAATAATTGGATCTGGCAGCTAACGCCCGGCACGCAGCTTTTTAGTTTCCTGGTGGTGCTGGTGACCGTTTTTGTGAACTACCGATTAGGAATAGCGGGAGGGTTATTGCTCGTGAGCGTGCTTCTCGTTATGCTTGCGGGATTTAACTTTCGCCATTTTTTTCACCGTATCTGGGTGTTTGGCTTTTTTTTGGTGCTGACGGCGTTATTACAACTCTGTTTGGTTCAGCAAGGAACGGTGCTCTGGCGGTGGGGCATTTTCCAAGTGACGAGTGGAAGTTTGATCGCTGCGTTACTAATGTTAGCTAAGTTTGGTACGGCACTAATTCTGGTGAATTTATTGACGTTATTGGCTAATCCGGTGGCAATGACCGCTGCGTGTGAGCGGGCTCTTGCTCCCCTGCAAAAAATTGGGATTCCGGTCGGAGACGTTGCCTTAACTTTAAGCATTGCGTTTCGGTTTTTGCCGACTTTAACAGCTGAGTTTCAAATGGTGACAGCGGCCCAACAAGCCCGCGGAATTACGTACCGGACGGGACTACTACGACGCCGCGTTCAAGCCTTATTGGCCGTTTTTTTGCCGGTCTTAGTCAATAGTTTTAGGCGAGCTGAGGATTTGGCCACAGCCATGTTGTTACGCGGTTACGATGGCAAACATTCCTTGCCCCAGTACCTAGTACCCCACCGCACGGTTAGTGACTGGCTGACCAGTGGGATTAGCATTGGAACTTTAATCTTAATTATTTTTTTAAACTACATGTAAAAAAGCAGTTATTTCCTAGGAAATAACTGCTTTTTGGCTTATTTGATAACTTTAAAGTTGCGACTGTGATCAGCTTGGATGTGGGGATGTTTTTGGAGGTACTTGGCAATCAAATTACTCATCGTAATCGTGTTGTACCGTAATACTTTATCCTCGTTATACATCGGATAGTGGCCTCCGCCAACCGCGCGGTAGGTGTTTAAAGCAATCTTAAGTTTCATTTTGTTGGTAATTGGTTTTCCGTGGTAGGTCGGATTTAAAACTCGTTTTCCAATGGGGTTTGACACCTTGATGGTGTATTTAATGCCACCGTACATATCGTAATTGTAGTCCCGGATCTTCGGGTGGTGATACTTAGGATCAACGATGATTTGGTCGTTTTTAATCGTAAAGTACTCGGCCGTTTTTTCAAGGGCGGCCTTTAAATCCGCTCCGCTAATCTCTAACAATGAGAGGGTGTTCGGATAAACATAGTTGGTGATAATGTTACGCATCGTGATGGGATTTTCGAACCCGCGCGCTTCGTTGGAGAAAAGTGCCGTTGCCGAAATGTCGCATCCCATCGTTTCCATCTGGACCTTTTGAATGAAGTTTACGAAGGCTGAGCCGTGCAGGCGGACCTGGAAAGGGTCGTCGTAGGTCATGCTACCATCAATATCTGCGAGAGGTAATGACAGCCACTTCTCCACGTTAGCTTCCGTTGTTTTAAAACTCGTAGCCGTTTCCGGGTCTGGTTTAGCGTCCCCCGTTTTAATCAACTTTTGGTGACTCTTTTGAATCTGATAGTGACCGTTCCCCCGCTCTAAATCAAGTTGGATGCGGCCAACGTAGCTCCCCCGGTGGCCCGGTTGCACGTAGGGAATACCAAAGAGTTTCCCGGCCAATGCCCGGTGCTGGTGTCCCGTTGCCATTACATCAATCCCTGGCACATCCTTCATAATTGCATATGCTTCGTTTTCACCGTCAATTTTGTCGTTCGGTTTCCCGTCACTAAGATCGCGTTCAAAGCCACCGTGGTATAAAACCACGACCACATCTGCTTTTTGCCGCATTTCTGGCACGTACTTTTGGGCGGCTTCTAGTGCGGAGATGAACTTCAGACCGTGAATGCTCGCCTGGTTTTCCCAGGCATCCACGGATTGGGTGGTTAGGCCGAGCACGGCGACTTTTAAGTCTCCAAAGCTTTTAATTGCGTAGGGAGCACCAAACGCTGGGGTTCCGTCCGCGTTTAAAATGTTAGCTGAGATGAA includes:
- a CDS encoding ATP-binding cassette domain-containing protein, producing MAIEIKNLTHVYQEHSHARTALQSINLTIPTQQITAIVGKTGSGKSTLIKHLNGLLQPTTGSVWLDHLQLTARSSARDLQQVRRKVGMVFQNPGRQLFAKTVLADVMSGPLALGMERTTAQRQAQRALELVHFPVALKDQDPVLLSGGQQRRAAMAGVLVLNPQVVIFDEPTAGLDGQGQRELEELLQTLHAEGRTLIVVTHEMELVARLASQVIVLAAGELAFTGTPQSLFTEHQELMTATNLLLPEPLRLAQQLAPQAASTALPLTEAELQRWLLRQLGKDERHGTATK
- a CDS encoding bifunctional metallophosphatase/5'-nucleotidase, translated to MKLTILTTSDTHGFLAPTNYVKPHANLPFGLEKAATILKREQEKSEYHLTLDDGDFLEGSPLAYYQAEVEKASAPTAINAAFNSVAYDFGTIGNHEFNYGQDYLKHAIQGSQRQFISANILNADGTPAFGAPYAIKSFGDLKVAVLGLTTQSVDAWENQASIHGLKFISALEAAQKYVPEMRQKADVVVVLYHGGFERDLSDGKPNDKIDGENEAYAIMKDVPGIDVMATGHQHRALAGKLFGIPYVQPGHRGSYVGRIQLDLERGNGHYQIQKSHQKLIKTGDAKPDPETATSFKTTEANVEKWLSLPLADIDGSMTYDDPFQVRLHGSAFVNFIQKVQMETMGCDISATALFSNEARGFENPITMRNIITNYVYPNTLSLLEISGADLKAALEKTAEYFTIKNDQIIVDPKYHHPKIRDYNYDMYGGIKYTIKVSNPIGKRVLNPTYHGKPITNKMKLKIALNTYRAVGGGHYPMYNEDKVLRYNTITMSNLIAKYLQKHPHIQADHSRNFKVIK
- a CDS encoding energy-coupling factor transporter transmembrane component T family protein → MAQRQNNWIWQLTPGTQLFSFLVVLVTVFVNYRLGIAGGLLLVSVLLVMLAGFNFRHFFHRIWVFGFFLVLTALLQLCLVQQGTVLWRWGIFQVTSGSLIAALLMLAKFGTALILVNLLTLLANPVAMTAACERALAPLQKIGIPVGDVALTLSIAFRFLPTLTAEFQMVTAAQQARGITYRTGLLRRRVQALLAVFLPVLVNSFRRAEDLATAMLLRGYDGKHSLPQYLVPHRTVSDWLTSGISIGTLILIIFLNYM